Proteins encoded by one window of Candidatus Stoquefichus sp. SB1:
- the ftsA gene encoding cell division protein FtsA, producing the protein MKDIYAVLDIGSATVKLLVGEVVSANINILFSKKITSHGIHKGKIESMPTVVSEVKQLIDEASAVLGATITKVALCIPSVRAHIYQSDGITKVNSPLDQITSDDIVRALKLSKRFELSDDEEIISVIPTMFQLDTKSMRELPLGQKSASLKAESLIITTKKKLLYGYISAVEKAGVEVLDITINAYACAKEAFDAVYLQEGAILIDIGYRTSTVAFFEGGYLKYIAQANVGGYDLTKMIATSWQIPMDRAEVYKVKYGTCDLNIGDEDIIHTTRDNDFEKHYTQKDLAQVLSEGVREIMGVIKTKIDVINDGRSYETVIVGGGGELPDIDRVASEILDSAVRTYRPDTIGARDMSFVSCLGMMYYLNDRSKILGHMDPSLILPDISSTMSIRFKGLTKSKPVYSDKKKGKLSKVIENFFSEED; encoded by the coding sequence ATGAAAGATATCTATGCTGTATTAGATATAGGGAGCGCAACAGTAAAATTGCTTGTTGGAGAAGTCGTTAGCGCAAATATCAATATATTATTTTCAAAGAAAATAACGAGTCATGGCATTCACAAAGGGAAGATTGAAAGTATGCCAACAGTTGTGAGTGAAGTGAAACAATTGATAGATGAAGCTTCAGCTGTTTTGGGAGCAACAATTACCAAAGTGGCTTTATGTATTCCATCAGTTCGTGCACATATTTATCAAAGTGATGGCATCACAAAAGTTAATTCTCCTTTAGATCAAATTACAAGTGATGACATTGTACGTGCTTTAAAACTTTCAAAACGTTTTGAATTGTCTGATGATGAGGAAATCATTTCGGTGATTCCTACAATGTTTCAACTTGATACCAAATCAATGAGAGAATTGCCATTGGGTCAAAAATCAGCTTCATTAAAAGCTGAATCATTGATTATTACAACAAAGAAAAAACTACTTTATGGATATATAAGCGCAGTGGAAAAAGCAGGGGTAGAAGTCTTAGATATTACAATTAATGCTTATGCCTGTGCTAAAGAAGCGTTTGATGCTGTATATCTTCAAGAAGGGGCTATCTTAATTGATATTGGTTATAGAACATCAACAGTTGCTTTTTTTGAGGGTGGTTATTTAAAATATATTGCTCAGGCAAATGTGGGTGGCTATGATTTGACAAAAATGATTGCGACATCTTGGCAAATCCCAATGGATAGAGCTGAGGTTTATAAAGTGAAATATGGAACTTGTGATCTTAATATTGGAGATGAAGATATTATACATACAACACGTGATAATGACTTTGAAAAGCATTATACACAAAAAGATCTTGCTCAAGTATTGTCAGAGGGTGTTCGTGAGATTATGGGAGTCATTAAAACAAAGATTGATGTTATTAATGATGGTAGAAGTTATGAGACTGTGATTGTTGGCGGTGGTGGCGAATTACCTGATATAGACCGTGTAGCAAGTGAAATATTGGATAGTGCAGTCAGAACGTATCGTCCAGATACGATTGGAGCAAGAGATATGTCATTTGTTTCATGTTTAGGAATGATGTATTATTTAAATGACCGTTCTAAAATTCTGGGTCATATGGATCCTTCGTTGATATTGCCTGATATTTCAAGTACGATGAGTATTCGTTTTAAAGGTTTGACAAAAAGTAAGCCAGTTTATAGTGATAAGAAAAAAGGAAAGTTGTCAAAGGTTATTGAGAATTTTTTTAGTGAAGAAGATTAA
- a CDS encoding cell division protein FtsQ/DivIB, protein MNMSHQQEYYYNEHDENQVKKILKTKKKKKLKRRIKILLFLIVFVCIGSYFLSDYSKVKSMTVTGCQEVKEEDILNHISVDKNSFYLFVNTSRLEDEIKEVPLVKKAQVSKDLLGHIKIEIVEADKVAYCIIDKKTYVIDELGNVVETKDQKIIQSLQATPRLSEFKDLKFLKTFAKEYVKLPELIKSQTSDIVYSPQVADETRIKFLMDDGKTLYLRVEDMVEQLNKFDYEANKTVFKDQCVFKFEGKNVYMEKCK, encoded by the coding sequence ATGAATATGTCTCATCAGCAGGAGTACTATTATAATGAACATGATGAGAACCAGGTTAAAAAAATATTGAAAACAAAAAAGAAAAAGAAATTGAAAAGACGAATTAAGATTTTGTTATTTTTGATTGTTTTTGTATGTATTGGTTCCTATTTTTTAAGTGATTATTCAAAAGTTAAATCAATGACAGTAACAGGTTGTCAAGAAGTCAAAGAGGAAGATATTTTAAACCATATTTCAGTTGATAAAAATTCTTTTTACTTATTTGTCAATACGAGCCGTTTAGAAGATGAAATCAAAGAAGTGCCCTTGGTCAAAAAAGCTCAGGTTAGCAAAGATCTTTTGGGTCATATTAAGATTGAAATTGTAGAGGCTGATAAGGTGGCTTATTGTATTATTGATAAAAAAACATATGTTATTGATGAATTGGGAAATGTAGTAGAGACAAAGGATCAAAAGATTATTCAATCTTTACAGGCAACTCCGCGTTTGAGTGAATTTAAAGATTTGAAATTTTTAAAAACTTTTGCGAAAGAATATGTAAAATTGCCTGAACTTATAAAAAGTCAAACGAGTGATATTGTCTATTCTCCTCAGGTTGCTGATGAAACAAGAATAAAATTTTTGATGGATGATGGAAAAACACTTTATCTAAGAGTGGAAGATATGGTCGAACAGTTAAATAAATTTGATTATGAAGCCAATAAGACAGTTTTTAAGGATCAATGTGTTTTTAAGTTTGAAGGAAAAAATGTATATATGGAAAAATGTAAATGA
- the ftsZ gene encoding cell division protein FtsZ, protein MDSNLDFVQVAKIKVIGVGGGGCNAVARMAKDGVKGVDFYVANTDAQILKGIDIDNKIILGRELTHGLGAGGNPEVGRKAALETEEEIKEALSGANMVFIAAGMGGGTGTGAAPVVAKISKELGALTVGVVTSPFTFEGPKVLRQAKGGLAELRENVDSIIVVSNDRLLDAIGRKPMGEAFREADNVLRQGVQTITDLIAIPAFINLDFADVSSVMKDRGSALIGIGMSDGENKAEEAAMRAISSPLLDVSIAGAKDAIVNVTGGTNITLYDANTALATIREAVGNDVNTVLGVAINENLDDQVIVTVIATGFEDEEEPVAATPVQQKQSSPYESVVRPTVYDTDDDDDDVPAFLRNRKL, encoded by the coding sequence ATGGATAGTAATTTAGATTTTGTTCAAGTTGCCAAAATAAAAGTTATTGGTGTTGGTGGCGGTGGCTGTAATGCTGTTGCAAGAATGGCTAAAGATGGAGTTAAAGGTGTTGATTTCTATGTTGCTAATACTGATGCACAAATATTAAAAGGTATTGATATTGACAATAAAATTATATTAGGACGTGAATTAACACATGGTTTAGGTGCTGGTGGGAACCCTGAAGTAGGGCGTAAAGCTGCTTTGGAAACTGAAGAAGAAATTAAAGAAGCTTTATCAGGTGCTAATATGGTCTTTATTGCTGCTGGTATGGGTGGTGGAACTGGTACTGGTGCAGCACCGGTTGTAGCTAAGATTTCAAAAGAATTAGGAGCTTTGACTGTTGGTGTTGTGACATCTCCATTTACTTTTGAAGGACCTAAGGTTTTAAGACAGGCTAAAGGTGGATTGGCTGAATTAAGAGAAAATGTAGATTCTATTATTGTTGTTTCTAATGATCGTTTGCTGGATGCTATTGGAAGAAAACCAATGGGAGAAGCTTTTAGAGAGGCAGATAATGTTTTAAGACAAGGTGTTCAAACGATTACTGATTTAATTGCGATTCCAGCATTTATTAATCTTGACTTTGCAGATGTTTCATCAGTTATGAAAGATCGTGGATCAGCATTAATTGGAATTGGTATGAGTGATGGTGAAAACAAGGCAGAAGAAGCGGCTATGCGTGCAATTTCATCACCTTTATTAGATGTTTCTATTGCTGGAGCAAAAGATGCTATTGTTAATGTAACTGGTGGTACAAACATTACTTTATATGATGCTAATACTGCTTTGGCGACAATTAGAGAAGCTGTAGGAAATGATGTTAATACTGTTTTGGGTGTTGCTATTAATGAAAATTTAGATGATCAAGTTATCGTTACTGTTATTGCAACTGGATTTGAAGATGAAGAAGAACCTGTTGCTGCGACACCAGTGCAACAAAAACAATCATCTCCATATGAATCTGTTGTTCGTCCAACTGTTTATGATACAGATGATGACGATGATGATGTTCCAGCATTTTTAAGAAATAGAAAATTATAA
- the proC gene encoding pyrroline-5-carboxylate reductase, with protein MKKIGFIGMGNMAGAIACGIAKSGFLKGEEMIAYDVMPSQLDKVKEYHFAIAKNEQEVVEQSEIVFIGVKPQVVEAVLLPLKDLLKDKALISIVLGYDFAKYNDLLDASTRHIFVMPNTPALVLKGMSLIEATHSLTPEEFEFTKEMFASIGEIEVVPSHLMGAAGTVSGCGPAFIYMVIEALADGAVKEGVPRQMAYKLASQMVLGSGAMQLETTLHPGVLKDQVCSPGGSTIRGVEALEKGNVRAAFVDAITSAIHYK; from the coding sequence ATGAAAAAGATAGGATTTATAGGAATGGGAAATATGGCAGGAGCCATTGCTTGTGGAATCGCAAAGTCGGGTTTTTTAAAAGGTGAAGAAATGATTGCATATGATGTTATGCCTTCACAATTGGATAAAGTGAAAGAATATCATTTTGCAATTGCTAAAAATGAACAGGAAGTTGTGGAACAAAGTGAAATTGTATTTATTGGTGTTAAACCCCAGGTTGTTGAAGCAGTTTTACTTCCATTAAAAGACTTATTAAAAGATAAAGCGCTTATTTCTATTGTTTTGGGATATGATTTTGCAAAATATAATGATTTACTTGATGCTTCAACACGACATATTTTTGTAATGCCTAACACGCCTGCTTTGGTTTTAAAGGGAATGTCATTAATTGAAGCAACACATTCATTGACGCCAGAAGAATTTGAATTTACCAAGGAGATGTTTGCTTCGATTGGTGAAATAGAAGTTGTTCCAAGTCACTTAATGGGTGCAGCTGGGACAGTGAGCGGTTGTGGACCAGCATTTATTTATATGGTTATTGAGGCATTGGCTGATGGAGCAGTGAAAGAAGGTGTGCCACGTCAAATGGCATATAAGTTGGCATCACAAATGGTATTAGGCAGTGGAGCAATGCAATTAGAAACGACACTTCATCCAGGAGTCTTAAAAGATCAAGTTTGTTCACCAGGAGGTTCAACGATTCGAGGTGTTGAAGCGTTGGAAAAAGGGAATGTTCGAGCAGCATTTGTTGATGCAATAACATCTGCAATTCATTATAAATAA